From Bacillus sp. FSL K6-3431, the proteins below share one genomic window:
- a CDS encoding IS256 family transposase: MTQLNFNLDIEILKDSVLNSNLEAVVKSTIVLVLNEYMEKERDDYLQAAAYERSIERIDYRNGYYERELLLSIGRVQLRVPRTREGHFSPSVFEKFSRVDQAFVLSMLEMVVNGISTRKVTNVVQQLCGENVSKSFVSSLTGKLDPIVNEWANRPLNTMYYPYVYADAMYIKVREHNKVISKAVYIATAINENKRREVIGLKIDHVESFEAWQGFFQHLKGRALQSPKLIISDAHEGLKKAIQREFIGTSWQRCTVHFKRNIIERLPKKESKQIIADMRRIFNSISVEEARQYKEQFVDKYEEEAKVQKAIEILEDGFEDAIQFLNQPSRYHRYLASTNSLERLNQEVRRRERVIRIFPNNQSAFRLIGAILMDYENRERSGKKSL; this comes from the coding sequence ATGACCCAACTTAATTTTAACCTAGATATTGAAATTTTAAAAGACTCAGTGCTAAATTCAAACCTGGAAGCGGTAGTAAAATCCACGATTGTACTTGTCCTAAATGAATATATGGAGAAGGAACGCGATGATTATCTCCAAGCAGCTGCCTACGAGCGCTCGATCGAACGCATTGATTACCGAAATGGCTACTACGAGCGAGAGCTTCTCCTTAGTATTGGAAGGGTTCAACTGCGAGTCCCGAGAACCCGTGAGGGACACTTTTCTCCCTCCGTGTTTGAAAAGTTTTCCCGTGTAGATCAGGCCTTTGTATTGTCGATGTTAGAGATGGTGGTCAATGGGATTTCCACTCGAAAAGTCACAAATGTCGTTCAACAACTGTGTGGAGAAAACGTCTCTAAATCGTTCGTATCTTCCCTTACTGGAAAGCTAGATCCAATCGTAAATGAGTGGGCAAACCGCCCTCTAAATACCATGTACTATCCGTACGTTTATGCAGATGCCATGTATATCAAGGTCCGGGAACATAATAAAGTGATTTCCAAGGCAGTTTATATCGCTACAGCGATAAATGAAAACAAGAGACGTGAAGTGATTGGACTAAAAATCGATCATGTTGAGAGTTTTGAGGCATGGCAAGGGTTCTTCCAACACCTGAAAGGACGTGCTCTTCAGTCTCCAAAACTTATTATTTCAGACGCTCATGAAGGACTGAAAAAAGCAATTCAGCGGGAATTCATAGGCACTTCTTGGCAACGTTGCACTGTCCATTTTAAACGGAATATCATTGAACGATTGCCAAAAAAAGAATCAAAACAAATAATCGCTGACATGAGGCGCATCTTTAATAGTATTTCAGTAGAAGAAGCTCGCCAATATAAAGAGCAATTTGTCGATAAATATGAAGAAGAAGCAAAGGTCCAGAAAGCAATTGAAATTTTAGAGGATGGCTTCGAAGATGCCATTCAATTTCTCAACCAGCCTTCTCGTTATCATCGTTATCTAGCGAGCACAAATTCACTTGAAAGGCTTAATCAGGAGGTTCGCAGGAGAGAAAGAGTCATACGTATCTTCCCGAATAATCAATCTGCATTTCGACTTATCGGTGCAATACTAATGGATTATGAAAACAGAGAACGAAGCGGAAAAAAGAGTTTATAA